In Scomber japonicus isolate fScoJap1 chromosome 19, fScoJap1.pri, whole genome shotgun sequence, a single genomic region encodes these proteins:
- the crhbp gene encoding corticotropin-releasing factor-binding protein gives MRVMERTFREQLFFLVLCLSVLKGDSRYIENNEFSKDDLYSFFNSEPKREIAEELMYRRPLRCLDMVAVEGQFTFTAERPQLSCAAFFIAEPNEVISVDYDSVDIDCRGGDFITVFDGWVMKGEKFPSSQDHPLPVYERYVDYCDSGSLRRSVTSSQNVAMIFFRIHNPGSGFTLTIRKLINPFPCNVISQSPEGSFTVVIPQQHRNCSFSIIYPVEIDISEFSLGHHNNFPKRSMMGCAESGDFVQLLGGNGIDTSKLLPITDLCIAFTGPTHMKIGCDNTVVRMVSSGRFVNRVSFSYRLLDSQELQTIKLNNVEDFCFSN, from the exons ATGCGTGTTATGGAGCGCACTTTCCGGGAGCAGCTCTTCTTTCTGgtgttgtgtctgtctgtcctcaaaGGAGACTCCAGATATATTGAG AATAACGAGTTCTCAAAAGatgatttatattcatttttcaaCTCGGAACCTAAGAGAGAAATAGCAGAGGAATTAATGTACCGTCGACCTTTAC GTTGTCTGGACATGGTTGCAGTCGAGGGTCAGTTCACCTTCACAGCGGAGCGTCCTCAGCTCAGCTGTGCCGCTTTCTTTATAGCAGAGCCCAATGAAGTGATCAGTGTGGATTATGACAGTGTTGACATCGACTGCAGGGGAGGGGACTTCATCACG GTGTTTGACGGCTGGGTGATGAAAGGGGAGAAGTTCCCCAGCTCCCAGGATCACCCGCTGCCTGTGTATGAGCGTTATGTGGATTACTGCGACTCGGGATCTCTGAGGAGAAGCGTGACTTCCTCTCAGAACGTGGCCATGATCTTCTTCCGTATTCACAACCCCGGCAGCGGCTTCACCCTGACCATCAGGAAACTCATCAACCCTTTCC CCTGTAATGTCATCTCTCAGTCACCAGAGGGCAGTTTCACAGTGGTGATCCCGCAGCAACACAGAAACTGCAGCTTCTCCATCATATATCCAGTGGAGATCGACATCTCAGAGTTCAGCTTGGGACATCACAACAACTTTCCAAAG AGGTCCATGATGGGTTGTGCAGAATCAGGAGATTTTGTGCAGTTGCTGGGAGGAAATGGCATCGACACGTCCAAGCTGCTGCCCATCACAGACCTCTGCATCGCCTTCACTGGACCAA CCCACATGAAGATCGGCTGTGATAACACCGTGGTGAGGATGGTCTCCAGCGGGAGGTTTGTCAACCGAGTGTCTTTCAGCTACAGGCTGCTGGACAGCCAGGAACTTCAGACCATCAAACTCAACAATGTGGAAGATTTCTGTTTTAGTAACTGA